One window from the genome of Pelecanus crispus isolate bPelCri1 chromosome 13, bPelCri1.pri, whole genome shotgun sequence encodes:
- the APOOL gene encoding MICOS complex subunit MIC27 codes for MAAKVAKLAALSSGLPFACITVYAATEKESKGQLMKPNQLPIYCPPPLKSKYVEEQPGLLQKQFSSVRQTTGRYIGWCKDAFVFVKNGIMDSIQFGKDAYVYLKNPPPEFLPKVGVITITGLAGIVLARKDSRFKKIAYPLGLTTLGVSVCYPAQSVVIAKVTGKKLFSASHQTYEAVRSLWAKKEDVSKLQQESKSVTQEDKKKKEISSTKPESAIESRSFNRTESSPVESWSNTDPVPSSGAVKTPKFKPDPKLMDHGQSSPEDVDMYSTRS; via the exons ATGGCGGCCAAG GTGGCAAAGCTGGCAGCTCTTTCTTCTGGTCTGCCATTTGCATGTATTACTGTATATGCAGCAACAGAAAAGGAATCAAAAGGTCAGCTGATGAAGCCAAATCAG CTTCCAATTTACTGCCCACCACCTCTGAAATCGAAATACGTTGAAGAACAGCCTGGTCTCTTGCAGAAGCAATTTTCTTCAGTAAGACAGACGACTGGCCGCTATATTGGATGGTGCAAA gatgCCTTTGTCTTTGTTAAAAATGGAATAATGGATTCAATTCAGTTTGGAAAAG ATGCTTATGTTTACCTGAAGAATCCACCACCAGAATTTCTTCCCAAAGTTGGTGTAATTACAATAACAGGcttagctggcatagtgctggcAAGAAAAG ATTCTAGATTTAAGAAAATTGCTTATCCATTGGGACTTACTACTTTAGGAGTTTCTGTTTGTTACCCAGCTCAGTCAGTGGTAATTGCTAAG GTAACGgggaaaaagttattttctgcaaGCCATCAAACCTATGAAGCTGTGCGATCACTATGGGCAAAAAAGGAAGACGTCAGCAAG CTGCAGCAAGAGTCAAAATCAGTTACGCAAgaagataagaaaaagaaagaaatttctagTACAAAACCCGAGTCTGCTATTGAGTCAAGATCATTTAACAGAACAGAATCTTCTCCAGTAGAGTCTTGGAGTAATACAGATCCAGTGCCTTCATCAG GAGCAGTGAAGACACCAAAATTTAAGCCTGATCCAAAACTTATGGACCATGGTCAGTCCAGCCCAGAAGATGTGGATATGTACAGTACTAG